The genomic region GGAATGTTTGGTTTCTTTTTTACTGAAGCTGACGCAGTGAAGACGTTTGCTGACGTGCAGAAGTGCGATTTAAGTAAATTTAAAGCGTTCTTCCACTACATGCTAGAAGAGGGCGTGTATTTTGCTCCTGCTGCGTTTGAGGCTGGTTTTATCTCACAGGCCCATTCAGAAGACGATATCGATTACACAATAGAAGCGGCTAAGCGTTCTTTTGCTAAGCTAGTATAAATAATTTGTGAAATAGGAAGGTTGGTAACATGTCTATTGATGATGTGAAAAAATCACCGGTTGATGAAATTGAAGACGTAGACGTTGGTGATGAAAAGAAACAGCCGCACAAGGGGGTGTACTTATTGCCTAACCTGTTTACGACGGCTGCGCTTTTTTCGGGTTTCTACTCGATTATTGCAGCAATGAATGAAAACTTTACTCATGCCGCTGTCGCTATTTTTATATCAATGGTATTTGATGGCCTAGATGGGCGTGTTGCTCGTTTGACTCATACTCAAAGTGCGTTTGGCGCTGAATATGATTCTCTTGCTGATATGGTTTCCTTTGGTATTGCGCCGGCTCTTGTTGTATTTACTTGGTCTTTGGCACCACTTGGTAAAATTGGTTGGATTGCAGCATTTATCTACGCTGTTGGTGCGGCACTTCGTCTGGCTCGATTTAATACCATGCTTGGTGTTGAAGAAAAACGTTATTTTACAGGTTTGCCGAGTCCTGCAGCAGCCGCTCTTGTTGCTGGTGTAATTTGGGCTGCTAACGATAAAGGTTTTTCAGGCGAAAGTATGGCGACACTGATGGCGTTGATCGTTCCTATTACGGGGTTATTGATGGTCAGTAATGTGAAGTACCGAAGCTTTAAAGACCTTAATTTAAAAGGGCGTGTTCCTTTTGTGGTGCTACTTATTGCTGTTTTGGTTTTGGTGTTGGTCGCATTAGAGCCTGCATTGGTATTGATGAGTGTTTTTTGCCTTTATGGTTTGTGGGGGCCGCTCGGAATTATATTTAAGCGACTTCGCTAAACAATGTGGCAAAAAAGAGCATTCTTTCTTAATTCGAGAGCTTTGCTGAACTTGTAGCATGCCCTCTTGTCAATTATTTAGATAATAGAAGGGGTCATGCTATGCTAATTTTTAATAAAAAAGCGTCTGATTGTTCTGAGTCAGAGGTAACCGATAAGTCTATTTACTTAAATCGTCGCCAATTTATGAAGGTGACGGGTGGTGTTGCTCTTGGTGTAGGTGGTATTGGGCATGTTTCTGCTGCGCTTCAAGAGGGTAACCCTTTATCTCCGCCTTCCGCTCTTAAATCTTCCTTTGCAAATATAGCTGAAACCTCCTTCGGTAAAGGCGATAAAATCTCGCCTTATGATGTTGCTACTTCATATAATAACTTTTATGAATTTGGCTATGGAAAAAGCGACCCTAAAGATAGGGCTTCTAAGTTTCAAACTACACCATGGACAATAACGGTAGAAGGTGAGGCTGGCAAAACAGGCGTATTTGATCTAGAGGATATTATCAAGGAATCAATGCTAGAAGAGCGAATTTATCGTCTTCGTTGTGTTGAGGCTTGGTCAATGGTGATTCCTTGGGTTGGGGTTTCTCTTGCTACCGTTTTAAAGAAGTTTGAACCAACGTCCAAAGCAAAATATGTTTACTTCGAGACCTTATATGACCCCAAAGAAATGCCAGGACAGCGTGGTGGCGGTTTAGATTGGCCATATAGAGAAGGATTACGTATTGATGAAGCAATGAACCCTCTCGCTTTACTTGCCGTTGGTATGTATGGAAGCATATTGCCAAATCAAAATGGTGCACCTGTTCGCTTAGTTTTGCCTTGGAAGTATGGCTTTAAAAGTATTAAGTCTATTGTGAAAATTCGTTTTGTTGAAACCATGCCTGAAACTACATGGAGTATGTTAGCTCCTAACGAATATGGTTTTTATGCCAATGTAAATCCGAATGTTGATCACCCTCGTTGGTCGCAAAAACAAGAACGACGTCTGCCTGGCGGTGTGCTTTTTCCAAATGTTATTGAGACAAAAATGTTTAATGGTTACGAGGAAGAGGTCGGGGCTTTGTATGCAGGCATGGATCTTAAAAGGTTTTATTAGAATGGCGACATTTTGGGACAGAAGAGAAAAGCCGTATATTTTAATTATATTTACCTTACCTTTTATATGGATGTTGATTTCATTGTTGATGGGGCAATACTTTCCTGACCCTGGTAAATTGCTGATGAGGCTGAGTGGTATCTGGGCATCTGTTTTTGTTGTTGCTGTGATGGCGATGACCTTGGTTGGTAAATTCAAGCATCTGAAAGTGATTAATCGCTATCGACGCTTTATCGGATTAACCGCCTTCTTTTATGGTTTGCTTCATTTTGTTATTTATTTGGTTTTGTTTGCAGGATTGAGCTGGACTTGGATAAGTTCGGATTTGGTTGAAAAGCCATATATTTATGTTGGTGTGGCTGCTTTGTCTATTATGGCTGTTTTAGCTATTACTAGCACCAAAGGAATGGTGCGTGCTTTGGGGAAAAAGTGGAAGCCTTTGCATCGTTTAATGTACCTTGCAGCTATTGGTGTTATTGCCCACCTATGGTGGCAAGTTAAAGATGACATCTCACTAGCTGTTTATTTTTCGGTTTTTTTAGTTCCCTTATTAATAGTGAAAATCCCTACGATACCAACCTATAAAAAACTTTTTAGTAAAAAATGAAAAAAGAGCTTGCGCAGAATTTTTGGGGATGTATTATACGCACCCACTGACACGGAGAACGACGCAAACAACGGTTTGCAACTTACTAAGGTAAGCAAGTTCAACGATGAATCAGACGCTCTTTAAAATAGATAATCAGATAATTTGTGTGGGCGCTCGCTGGAGGCTTCAGAAGATTGTCCAGATTGGTTTTTAACCGATTCGAGATGATCAAAAAAATTGAAGTCTTGCGAAACGTCTAACACGTCAATTCGCTTTATGTTGTTTTGTTGTTCTTCGGGACGACGAAATGATTAAGTTATTGTTAGTGTAATAGATTTTGAGTAAGCAAACTTTTTAACTGAAGAGTTTGATCATGGCTCAGATTGAACGCTGGCGGCAGGCTTAACACATGCAAGTCGAGCGGTAACAGGGGAGCTTGCTCCTGCTGACGAGCGGCGGACGGGTGAGTAACGCGTAGGAATCTGCCTAGTAGAGGGGGACAACATGTGGAAACGCATGCTAATACCGCATACGCCCTAAGGGGGAAAGGAGGGGACTCTTCGGAGCCTTCCGCTATTAGATGAGCCTGCGTAAGATTAGCTAGTTGGTAGGGTAAAGGCCTACCAAGGCGACGATCTTTAACTGGTCTGAGAGGATGGCCAGTCACACTGGGACTGAGACACGGCCCAGACTCCTACGGGAGGCAGCAGTGGGGAATATTGGACAATGGGCGGAAGCCTGATCCAGCCATGCCGCGTGTGTGAAGAAGGCCTTAGGGTTGTAAAGCACTTTCAGGGGTGAGGAAGGGTAACTGGCTAATATCCAGTTACTTTGACGTTAGCCCCAGAAGAAGCACCGGCTAACTCTGTGCCAGCAGCCGCGGTAATACAGAGGGTGCAAGCGTTAATCGGAATTACTGGGCGTAAAGCGCGCGTAGGTGGTTTGTTAAGTCGGATGTGAAATCCCAGGGCTCAACCTTGGAATGGCACCCGATACTGGCAGGCTAGAGTATGGTAGAGGGGTGTGGAATTTCCTGTGTAGCGGTGAAATGCGTAGATATAGGAAGGAACATCAGTGGCGAAGGCGACACCCTGGACTAATACTGACACTGAGGTGCGAAAGCGTGGGGAGCAAACAGGATTAGA from Marinomonas rhizomae harbors:
- a CDS encoding sulfite oxidase heme-binding subunit YedZ, with amino-acid sequence MATFWDRREKPYILIIFTLPFIWMLISLLMGQYFPDPGKLLMRLSGIWASVFVVAVMAMTLVGKFKHLKVINRYRRFIGLTAFFYGLLHFVIYLVLFAGLSWTWISSDLVEKPYIYVGVAALSIMAVLAITSTKGMVRALGKKWKPLHRLMYLAAIGVIAHLWWQVKDDISLAVYFSVFLVPLLIVKIPTIPTYKKLFSKK
- the msrP gene encoding protein-methionine-sulfoxide reductase catalytic subunit MsrP; translation: MLIFNKKASDCSESEVTDKSIYLNRRQFMKVTGGVALGVGGIGHVSAALQEGNPLSPPSALKSSFANIAETSFGKGDKISPYDVATSYNNFYEFGYGKSDPKDRASKFQTTPWTITVEGEAGKTGVFDLEDIIKESMLEERIYRLRCVEAWSMVIPWVGVSLATVLKKFEPTSKAKYVYFETLYDPKEMPGQRGGGLDWPYREGLRIDEAMNPLALLAVGMYGSILPNQNGAPVRLVLPWKYGFKSIKSIVKIRFVETMPETTWSMLAPNEYGFYANVNPNVDHPRWSQKQERRLPGGVLFPNVIETKMFNGYEEEVGALYAGMDLKRFY
- the pssA gene encoding CDP-diacylglycerol--serine O-phosphatidyltransferase gives rise to the protein MSIDDVKKSPVDEIEDVDVGDEKKQPHKGVYLLPNLFTTAALFSGFYSIIAAMNENFTHAAVAIFISMVFDGLDGRVARLTHTQSAFGAEYDSLADMVSFGIAPALVVFTWSLAPLGKIGWIAAFIYAVGAALRLARFNTMLGVEEKRYFTGLPSPAAAALVAGVIWAANDKGFSGESMATLMALIVPITGLLMVSNVKYRSFKDLNLKGRVPFVVLLIAVLVLVLVALEPALVLMSVFCLYGLWGPLGIIFKRLR